A genomic window from Bdellovibrio sp. SKB1291214 includes:
- a CDS encoding response regulator transcription factor encodes MAENSIQVMVVEDEQEIRELMALHLLRQGYRVTECASAEEALAEMNAKNYQLFVLDWMLPGLHGVDILDRIKSKHQNSSILMVTAKTEPQDIVMGLERGADDYLTKPFNPSVLIARAKALLRRANPKTEEVIKDDSEIAIHGLKMNFKTYEISYNNEPLHLTPSEFKLLGTLVQNHGVVLTREKLIENIQGEGISVVGRTIDTHVFGLRKKLGEWGDRIETIRGVGYRVKMDPA; translated from the coding sequence TTGGCTGAAAATTCAATTCAAGTGATGGTGGTTGAGGACGAACAAGAGATCCGCGAACTGATGGCTTTGCATCTGCTACGTCAAGGTTATCGCGTGACTGAATGTGCCTCTGCCGAAGAAGCCCTCGCTGAAATGAATGCCAAGAACTACCAACTGTTTGTTCTGGACTGGATGCTTCCGGGCCTTCACGGTGTCGACATCCTAGATCGTATTAAATCTAAACATCAGAATTCATCAATTCTAATGGTGACCGCGAAAACCGAGCCTCAAGACATCGTCATGGGCCTTGAGCGCGGTGCCGATGATTATTTAACGAAACCTTTCAATCCTTCTGTTTTGATTGCCCGAGCAAAAGCATTGCTTCGCCGTGCAAACCCTAAAACTGAGGAAGTGATTAAAGATGACAGTGAAATCGCTATTCACGGTCTGAAAATGAATTTTAAAACCTATGAAATCTCTTACAACAATGAACCACTGCATTTGACTCCTTCAGAGTTCAAGTTGTTGGGGACTTTGGTGCAAAATCATGGAGTGGTACTGACTCGCGAAAAGTTGATCGAAAACATTCAAGGCGAAGGAATCAGTGTTGTGGGTCGAACGATTGACACGCACGTTTTCGGTCTTCGTAAAAAGTTGGGCGAGTGGGGCGATCGTATCGAGACGATTCGTGGTGTTGGCTACCGAGTTAAAATGGACCCTGCATGA
- a CDS encoding ABC transporter ATP-binding protein, which yields MIQVKDLTKDYGPRRAIDHLNFSVNKGDVVGFLGPNGAGKSTTMKIITGFMAPSHGSASVAGFDVFENPIEVKKRIGYLPETPPVYADMYVRDYLRYVAALKQVPKDKIEKSVDMAVEKTNLGEVQKRLIQHLSKGFKQRVGIAQAIVSDPEVLILDEPTVGLDPKQVAEIRDLIKALRGQHTIILSTHILPEVQATCEKIIIINKGKIVVEDSIHHLATMEQGQNRLLVRVTKDVSDMKSVLSDIREVIAVQAGNSSKEWRIDVRGGDDIVAAVSARLVNQGMGLLEFTPSKMDLEDVFLKLTYGQSSEKHGGES from the coding sequence ATGATTCAAGTAAAAGATCTCACCAAAGACTATGGGCCTCGAAGAGCGATCGATCATCTGAATTTTTCCGTCAACAAAGGTGACGTTGTTGGATTCCTCGGACCGAATGGTGCCGGTAAATCCACGACAATGAAAATCATCACAGGATTTATGGCGCCAAGCCATGGTTCTGCTTCCGTTGCCGGATTTGATGTTTTTGAAAATCCAATCGAAGTAAAAAAGCGCATTGGTTATCTGCCGGAAACCCCACCTGTGTATGCTGACATGTACGTGCGAGATTATCTGCGCTATGTGGCGGCGTTAAAACAAGTACCTAAAGATAAAATCGAAAAGTCTGTGGACATGGCGGTTGAAAAAACGAATTTGGGCGAAGTTCAAAAACGTTTAATTCAACACTTATCTAAAGGTTTCAAACAACGTGTGGGGATCGCGCAAGCGATCGTCTCCGATCCTGAAGTTTTGATTCTGGACGAACCAACGGTGGGGCTTGATCCCAAACAAGTTGCAGAAATTCGTGATTTGATCAAAGCCTTGCGTGGACAGCACACGATCATTCTTTCCACACACATTCTTCCGGAAGTTCAGGCTACTTGCGAAAAAATCATCATCATCAATAAAGGTAAAATCGTTGTCGAAGACAGCATTCACCACTTAGCGACGATGGAGCAGGGACAAAACCGCCTGTTGGTGCGTGTAACGAAAGATGTTTCAGATATGAAATCTGTTTTATCCGACATTCGCGAAGTCATTGCCGTTCAAGCCGGGAATTCCAGCAAAGAGTGGCGGATTGATGTGCGCGGCGGGGATGATATTGTCGCCGCTGTTTCCGCACGATTAGTGAATCAAGGGATGGGTCTTTTGGAATTCACTCCAAGCAAAATGGATTTGGAAGATGTGTTCTTGAAACTCACGTATGGGCAGAGCAGCGAAAAACATGGAGGTGAGTCATGA
- a CDS encoding MHYT domain-containing protein translates to MCGGYKLGVLITHAYNHELVALSILIATMGAYVALNIVLRIKESLEKTNPLWLLGGAVAMGLGIWSMHFVGMLAMKMPGMVVGYDLFLSVLSLIVAIGASLVAFYLVSRVKVSLTTMILGGVSMAVAISGMHYIGMASMEMPARIQWRWDLVALSVFIAAFASFAALGVSILFRTTKRITLLHIFSSLLMGIAVSGMHYTGMTAANFIYDDSVLQSHQGVVLGTQTVAYVVVGATLVILLVALIASGFARILIRRAKESKEAIHSRDVLLKQAQSIAHLGSWEAMIDGSIVSMSDEMYNIYNIEKNSKITGEDLVSFAAPEDRDKIRQAISDAVAHKKNFNFDHIVRLADGTSKYVQTRGHVSLDEKGEVVKIVGATQDITDRKRIEQELLQTQAELESRVQQRTADLEQALKGEKKAKEEAEAATKAKMTFLANMSHEIRTPMNAILGFADLLSSEKLSDEQDEFLGRIHANGTLLLRIIDDILDLSKFEAGKMPIEKSAVSYLSLVEEVTSSLSLMAQQKGIAIQVEKQNEMPSTIYSDPVRVRQILVNLIGNSVKFSEKGPIKVRLKSERIDGKTHILTEVQDFGIGISEEGQRQIFQAFGQADNSIIRKFGGTGLGLVLSRHFARALGGNLSLLESKEGVGSTFLFTIVSDSEEQIKDIAVNQPNDPKAPVTLQDFADQTVNVLLAEDTTDNQILIRRYLKSNNFKVTCANDGFEALQLASNNDFDLILMDIQMPGMDGLQATRELRSRGYKKPIIALTAHALREEIEKSLDAGCNAHLTKPINRSDLLRAIKETLT, encoded by the coding sequence GTGTGCGGCGGCTACAAATTAGGCGTATTGATAACTCACGCTTATAATCATGAACTCGTTGCTTTATCGATCCTAATCGCAACGATGGGCGCCTACGTTGCCTTGAACATCGTATTGCGAATTAAAGAATCTCTGGAAAAAACGAATCCGCTTTGGTTGCTGGGCGGTGCCGTTGCCATGGGTCTGGGGATCTGGAGTATGCACTTTGTAGGCATGCTTGCGATGAAAATGCCGGGCATGGTGGTAGGGTACGATCTGTTCCTTTCTGTGCTTTCACTTATTGTCGCCATTGGCGCTTCCTTAGTGGCTTTCTATCTAGTCAGCCGAGTCAAAGTGTCCCTGACTACTATGATATTGGGTGGCGTCTCGATGGCTGTCGCCATTTCTGGAATGCACTATATCGGAATGGCTTCGATGGAAATGCCGGCGCGCATTCAGTGGCGCTGGGATCTTGTTGCATTGTCGGTTTTTATTGCTGCCTTTGCCTCCTTCGCCGCACTGGGAGTTTCCATTCTTTTCCGAACCACAAAAAGAATCACTCTGCTGCATATTTTTTCAAGCTTATTAATGGGTATTGCGGTTTCTGGAATGCACTATACTGGCATGACCGCTGCGAACTTCATTTATGACGATAGCGTCTTGCAGTCCCATCAAGGCGTTGTATTGGGAACCCAAACCGTTGCTTATGTTGTCGTGGGGGCGACATTAGTAATCTTGCTGGTCGCCTTGATTGCATCTGGCTTTGCACGCATTCTGATCCGTCGCGCGAAGGAATCTAAAGAAGCCATTCACAGCCGCGATGTTTTATTGAAGCAAGCACAGTCGATCGCTCACCTGGGAAGCTGGGAAGCAATGATAGATGGGTCCATCGTCAGCATGTCTGACGAGATGTACAACATTTATAACATCGAAAAAAATAGCAAAATTACCGGAGAAGATCTGGTCAGTTTTGCCGCCCCCGAGGATCGGGACAAGATTCGCCAGGCGATTTCCGATGCCGTGGCCCACAAAAAAAACTTCAATTTCGATCACATTGTACGTTTGGCCGATGGCACATCGAAATATGTGCAAACTCGCGGACACGTCTCCTTGGATGAAAAAGGTGAAGTTGTAAAAATCGTGGGAGCAACTCAAGACATCACGGATCGCAAAAGAATTGAACAAGAGCTTTTGCAAACTCAAGCAGAGCTTGAATCAAGAGTCCAACAACGAACCGCGGATTTGGAACAAGCCCTCAAGGGTGAAAAGAAAGCTAAAGAAGAAGCCGAAGCTGCCACAAAAGCTAAGATGACTTTTTTGGCAAATATGAGCCACGAAATTCGCACTCCTATGAATGCCATCTTAGGATTTGCAGATCTATTAAGCTCCGAAAAACTCAGTGATGAACAAGACGAATTCCTAGGGCGAATTCATGCTAACGGCACCCTGCTCCTAAGAATCATCGATGACATTTTAGACCTCTCGAAATTCGAAGCTGGCAAGATGCCGATTGAAAAATCCGCCGTGTCATATTTAAGTTTGGTCGAAGAGGTGACAAGTTCTTTATCACTTATGGCGCAACAAAAAGGTATCGCGATACAAGTTGAAAAACAGAACGAGATGCCGTCTACGATCTACTCCGATCCTGTGCGCGTGCGCCAAATTTTGGTGAATCTAATTGGCAACTCTGTGAAGTTTTCTGAAAAAGGTCCCATTAAAGTTCGTCTAAAATCAGAACGAATTGATGGAAAAACCCATATCTTAACGGAAGTTCAAGATTTCGGTATTGGCATCTCGGAAGAAGGACAGCGCCAAATTTTTCAAGCGTTTGGTCAGGCAGATAATTCGATCATCAGAAAATTCGGTGGTACGGGGTTAGGGCTGGTTTTGTCTCGTCACTTTGCGCGAGCTTTGGGAGGCAATCTGTCACTGCTGGAAAGCAAGGAAGGGGTCGGTAGTACCTTCTTATTTACGATCGTTTCTGACAGCGAGGAGCAAATCAAAGACATCGCCGTTAACCAACCGAACGATCCAAAAGCTCCAGTCACGTTGCAGGATTTTGCGGATCAAACTGTAAACGTTTTGCTGGCAGAAGATACGACAGACAATCAAATTTTGATTCGCCGGTATTTAAAGTCCAACAACTTTAAAGTGACTTGCGCGAATGATGGCTTTGAAGCTTTGCAATTGGCTTCCAATAACGATTTCGATCTGATCTTGATGGACATTCAAATGCCAGGCATGGATGGATTGCAAGCAACGCGCGAACTACGCTCGCGCGGTTATAAAAAGCCAATTATTGCACTGACAGCACATGCACTCCGCGAAGAAATTGAAAAATCATTGGATGCTGGCTGCAATGCCCATCTTACGAAACCGATTAACAGATCAGATCTTCTTCGAGCTATCAAAGAGACTCTTACCTAG
- the phoU gene encoding phosphate signaling complex protein PhoU, giving the protein MERAIDTQLEDLKKMILVMGGHVEKALSQVITALLSRDVAAFQEVHEIEKRINEDHIRVDNVCMHILAKQGPVAKDLRLIISVLKINNDLERMGDQTVNISYSGKDYLGRKPIQAQTGDIQKMSEIAGRMVKGSLDCFVRGDAVEAKNILLMDDEIDTLKNKVFNDAIKHMKTNPDDVEASMDFILIARNLERLGDHATNIAEDVIFAFTGKDVRHGGKFG; this is encoded by the coding sequence ATGGAACGTGCCATCGACACTCAACTTGAAGACCTAAAGAAAATGATTCTTGTAATGGGTGGTCATGTCGAAAAAGCCCTCTCTCAAGTGATCACTGCGCTACTTTCCCGTGATGTGGCTGCTTTCCAAGAAGTTCATGAAATCGAAAAGCGCATCAACGAAGATCACATCCGCGTTGATAACGTTTGCATGCACATCTTGGCAAAACAGGGCCCTGTCGCAAAAGATCTTCGTTTGATCATTTCTGTTTTAAAGATCAATAACGATCTGGAGCGCATGGGCGACCAAACTGTGAATATTTCGTACTCGGGTAAGGACTATTTGGGTCGTAAGCCGATTCAAGCGCAAACTGGCGATATTCAGAAAATGTCTGAGATCGCGGGTCGCATGGTAAAAGGCTCTTTGGATTGTTTCGTACGCGGAGACGCTGTTGAGGCAAAAAATATTTTGCTGATGGATGATGAGATCGACACTTTGAAAAATAAAGTTTTCAATGATGCGATCAAACACATGAAAACCAATCCAGACGACGTTGAAGCAAGCATGGATTTTATTTTGATCGCGCGTAATTTGGAACGCCTGGGTGACCACGCGACTAATATTGCGGAAGACGTGATCTTCGCATTTACCGGTAAAGATGTTCGACATGGGGGCAAGTTTGGCTGA
- a CDS encoding SixA phosphatase family protein — protein sequence MEIVIVRHALAEEREDFAKKGLEDQFRPLVLKGRKRMQKICMRMKDFIKDVDAIVTSPFTRAAQTAQILAQAYPNAKVLEIPEMVPQSPPQALLKWIRTQGRNYRRIMIVGHEPHLSTFASFMLTGKAESFIDLRKSGILSLEVETFAQANAGDAELMYSIPPKIFD from the coding sequence ATGGAAATCGTCATTGTCCGTCATGCTTTGGCAGAAGAGAGGGAAGACTTTGCGAAAAAAGGTCTTGAGGACCAATTCCGCCCTCTGGTTTTGAAAGGTCGTAAACGCATGCAAAAAATTTGCATGCGTATGAAAGACTTTATCAAGGATGTCGACGCGATTGTGACCAGTCCCTTTACTAGGGCTGCGCAGACGGCGCAGATTTTGGCGCAGGCCTATCCCAACGCGAAAGTTCTAGAAATTCCTGAGATGGTTCCGCAAAGTCCACCTCAGGCTCTGCTAAAATGGATTCGCACTCAAGGTCGTAACTATCGACGCATTATGATCGTTGGGCATGAACCTCATCTAAGCACTTTTGCGAGTTTTATGCTGACGGGAAAAGCAGAAAGCTTTATCGATCTAAGAAAAAGCGGCATTTTATCGTTGGAAGTTGAAACTTTTGCGCAAGCAAACGCTGGCGACGCCGAACTGATGTACTCAATCCCTCCGAAAATTTTTGATTAA
- a CDS encoding DNA-dependent DNA polymerase: MKTDTLLTLVETQLQETKNMREKTSDFINRVVQLYTLQLMAHGNIPMDYMEEVLADVEADAIEIYRKKTYGFLTLEEFRRHKYRQKDDN; the protein is encoded by the coding sequence ATGAAAACTGATACATTGCTAACGCTCGTTGAAACTCAACTTCAAGAAACTAAAAACATGCGCGAAAAAACATCTGATTTTATCAATCGCGTGGTTCAACTTTACACACTGCAATTGATGGCCCATGGAAATATCCCTATGGACTATATGGAAGAAGTTTTGGCGGACGTGGAAGCAGACGCTATCGAAATCTACCGCAAAAAAACCTACGGCTTTCTAACTCTCGAAGAGTTCCGCCGTCACAAATACCGTCAAAAAGACGACAACTAG
- a CDS encoding sensor histidine kinase, translating into MNSFIRFPWRLFWKLFFFQVVVFNILAFVIAASLDSQHRMADFVYSDFLLNFFAFSILVSAIISFRFVRPIHKVILKALRISNKRVYGEIFSASEADDLLDDDADDLSELEIALDKIHKKMKRRKANFLQAQEESQAFMSSVAEGLVSVSLDEKILYFNSQFAAQFLKGPQLSSENLRLKDAIRSPDVLEGFASTIKTGKNTRFTVKLPTLIDNQPRFFSVSVNPIRNEKTREVYGIVGIFHDITELKRAEQIRIEFVGNASHELRTPLTSIKGYVDTLKDDINNGQIEQAGKFINIVSRNIDRLMDLVNDLLSLTSLESSNSELKLELIHPLQISEHVVSEMAVLAAEKSIAIRVVGEVPPFKADSRKVEQVLRNLVSNAVKFIPNNKTVQIRWERDIKEYIILRVIDDGPGIPSEHLDRLFERFYRIDKGRTRDAGGTGLGLAIVKHIMQSHGGTVAVKSEIDRGTEFICAFPIK; encoded by the coding sequence ATGAACAGTTTCATTCGTTTCCCTTGGCGATTATTCTGGAAGTTATTTTTTTTCCAAGTTGTCGTCTTTAATATCCTGGCTTTCGTAATTGCCGCCTCGTTGGATTCTCAACATCGGATGGCGGACTTCGTCTATAGCGATTTTTTGTTGAACTTCTTTGCGTTTAGCATCTTAGTGTCGGCAATTATTTCTTTCCGTTTCGTTCGTCCTATACACAAAGTTATTTTGAAAGCTTTGCGCATTTCTAATAAGCGCGTGTACGGAGAGATCTTTTCTGCTTCTGAAGCTGACGACCTTTTGGACGACGACGCAGATGATTTGTCAGAGCTTGAAATTGCCTTGGATAAGATCCACAAAAAAATGAAACGTCGTAAGGCGAACTTCCTGCAAGCACAGGAGGAGTCGCAAGCTTTCATGAGTTCCGTGGCAGAGGGCTTGGTCAGCGTCAGTCTTGACGAAAAGATTTTGTATTTTAACTCGCAGTTCGCGGCGCAGTTTTTAAAAGGCCCTCAGCTTTCCTCAGAAAACTTGCGTCTGAAAGATGCCATCCGTTCTCCCGATGTGTTGGAAGGTTTTGCATCAACTATTAAAACAGGTAAAAACACTCGTTTCACAGTCAAGCTTCCAACCCTAATTGATAATCAGCCACGCTTTTTCTCTGTCTCTGTGAATCCGATTCGTAACGAAAAAACTCGTGAAGTTTACGGTATCGTTGGAATCTTCCATGACATCACTGAGCTAAAACGCGCCGAACAAATCCGTATTGAATTTGTCGGCAACGCGTCCCACGAATTGCGCACACCGCTTACTTCAATCAAAGGTTACGTCGATACTTTAAAAGACGATATCAACAATGGCCAAATTGAGCAGGCGGGCAAGTTCATTAACATCGTTTCTCGAAATATCGATCGCCTGATGGATTTGGTTAATGACTTGTTGTCATTGACTTCCCTTGAATCCAGCAACTCTGAGCTAAAACTTGAACTGATCCATCCTTTGCAAATTTCAGAACACGTTGTTTCTGAAATGGCCGTGCTCGCAGCAGAAAAAAGCATCGCAATCCGCGTTGTGGGCGAAGTTCCTCCATTTAAGGCGGACTCGCGCAAAGTGGAGCAGGTTCTTCGTAATTTGGTATCGAATGCAGTAAAGTTCATTCCGAATAACAAAACCGTGCAAATTCGTTGGGAGCGCGACATCAAAGAATACATCATTCTGCGCGTGATTGACGACGGCCCCGGCATTCCGAGCGAACATTTGGATCGCTTGTTTGAACGTTTCTATCGCATAGATAAGGGACGTACGAGAGACGCGGGCGGGACAGGACTGGGCTTAGCGATCGTTAAGCATATCATGCAAAGTCATGGTGGTACTGTTGCCGTTAAATCCGAAATAGACCGAGGCACAGAATTTATCTGCGCCTTTCCAATTAAATAA
- a CDS encoding JmjC domain-containing protein, producing MKKIGLADLLSPISIQEFFNSNWPVEPLFIPSQPGKLQELFYLPQLQDLEVLIAARNRKVRACLPDFDDEYSSIHLEPSDSLKAYRNNMTLVFDSMQAQDATIAASLKQIRQDLGLVTGGEENDLCKARSIAYATPAGCGTRLHFDANANFVIQIQGTKTWRLAPNESVDFPTERFTTGSLEMPAALENQCHAPLIDELPEHSMTCVMKPGCVLYVPRGYWHETTTEEDSLSLNFTFSQPTWADVFTKSLQEVLLRSPEWRELADGLEGTDQNRKEQAIERFEFLVKNLSEELPGISGKLLLAEGRLI from the coding sequence ATGAAAAAAATCGGCCTGGCAGATCTACTATCCCCTATTAGCATTCAAGAGTTTTTCAATTCTAACTGGCCAGTGGAGCCGCTGTTCATTCCCTCCCAGCCAGGTAAGCTGCAGGAACTTTTTTACTTGCCTCAATTGCAAGATCTTGAGGTCCTGATTGCAGCCCGTAACCGCAAAGTGCGCGCCTGTCTGCCAGATTTCGATGATGAATATAGCTCGATCCATTTGGAACCCAGTGACTCTTTAAAAGCCTACCGCAACAACATGACCTTGGTTTTTGATTCGATGCAAGCCCAGGACGCCACGATCGCAGCATCCTTGAAACAAATAAGACAGGATCTGGGATTAGTCACGGGCGGAGAGGAAAACGATCTGTGCAAGGCTCGCTCGATCGCGTATGCGACACCGGCTGGTTGCGGAACCCGACTGCACTTTGATGCCAATGCGAATTTTGTGATTCAAATTCAAGGCACCAAGACATGGCGTCTGGCTCCGAACGAATCCGTCGATTTTCCGACAGAAAGATTCACGACGGGCTCTTTAGAAATGCCGGCGGCCTTGGAAAATCAATGTCACGCTCCTTTAATCGACGAACTTCCTGAACACAGTATGACGTGCGTGATGAAGCCTGGTTGTGTCTTATACGTTCCCCGTGGCTATTGGCATGAAACCACAACTGAAGAAGATTCGTTGTCGTTAAACTTTACCTTTAGTCAGCCCACGTGGGCTGATGTATTTACGAAATCTCTGCAAGAGGTCTTGCTTCGCTCGCCGGAATGGAGAGAGCTTGCTGATGGCTTAGAAGGCACGGACCAAAATCGCAAAGAACAAGCTATCGAACGTTTTGAGTTTTTAGTGAAAAATCTGTCAGAAGAGCTGCCAGGAATTTCTGGCAAGCTCTTACTAGCTGAAGGCCGTTTGATTTAA
- a CDS encoding DUF3011 domain-containing protein codes for MKKLMLSMFALCAFAQTAHAQEYVSFDNDESNYSEEAEMNQDAAALIGEDAAAYGRGDGWGRPGRGGGWGPRPGRPGPGPRPGPGHGGPGHGGGHGPGYPPPPPGHGGPGHGGPGYPPSHPRVEYVTCESYGNRYNTCYVNPYGIRRVFLARQNSNARCDANRSFGLAGNYIWVDHGCRGVFGVERY; via the coding sequence ATGAAAAAATTGATGCTATCCATGTTTGCACTATGCGCGTTTGCACAAACTGCTCACGCTCAAGAATATGTATCTTTCGATAATGATGAATCTAACTACAGCGAAGAAGCTGAAATGAATCAAGATGCTGCGGCACTCATCGGTGAGGATGCTGCTGCTTACGGTCGCGGTGACGGCTGGGGTCGCCCAGGTCGCGGCGGCGGTTGGGGTCCTCGCCCAGGTCGTCCTGGTCCCGGTCCACGCCCAGGCCCGGGTCATGGTGGCCCAGGTCATGGCGGTGGTCATGGCCCAGGTTATCCACCTCCGCCTCCAGGTCATGGTGGCCCAGGTCACGGTGGTCCCGGTTACCCACCATCACACCCTCGCGTTGAATACGTGACATGTGAGTCTTACGGCAACCGCTACAACACTTGCTACGTAAACCCGTACGGTATTCGCAGAGTTTTCTTGGCTCGCCAAAACTCAAACGCACGTTGTGATGCCAATAGATCTTTCGGTCTTGCTGGTAACTACATCTGGGTAGATCACGGTTGCCGTGGTGTATTCGGTGTAGAGCGCTACTAA
- a CDS encoding RsmB/NOP family class I SAM-dependent RNA methyltransferase yields MLTTHPFYLHFQKVYGDRWPALFAALQNSEQQVARVNNLGIQDDTDARWKHFETKEQLPGCFWIPTGEGSHPERRKDELLDTYVMDPASVMVARALDAQPGDRMLDMCAAPGGKSLILIEAISDSGEIFCNDLSPERRERLKKVIQQYVPRNIRDRVWVTGKDGVQFGLKEPNSFDRVLLDAPCSGERHILENAKAQDDWSPRRTEHLATRQYSLLSAALLAVKAGGRIVYSTCSISPAENDDVIRKLLKKKKDAVKLLPADPGVGGEPTEFGVAYMPDRSGFGPLYFAVIEKVE; encoded by the coding sequence ATGTTGACGACTCATCCTTTCTATCTACATTTTCAAAAAGTTTATGGCGACCGTTGGCCCGCATTGTTTGCTGCATTACAAAATTCCGAGCAGCAGGTGGCACGCGTTAATAATTTGGGAATCCAAGACGACACCGACGCTCGTTGGAAGCATTTTGAAACCAAAGAACAATTACCTGGTTGTTTTTGGATTCCGACCGGCGAGGGTAGTCACCCCGAGCGTCGTAAGGATGAATTATTAGATACTTATGTGATGGACCCTGCAAGTGTGATGGTAGCTCGTGCTTTAGATGCACAACCCGGTGATCGCATGTTGGATATGTGTGCGGCACCAGGGGGAAAAAGTTTAATATTAATTGAAGCAATCTCTGACTCCGGTGAAATATTCTGCAATGACCTATCGCCAGAACGTCGTGAGCGTTTGAAAAAAGTCATTCAACAATATGTTCCTCGCAACATACGTGATCGAGTGTGGGTGACGGGCAAGGACGGGGTCCAATTCGGTTTGAAAGAACCAAATAGTTTCGACCGTGTGTTGTTGGATGCTCCGTGTTCCGGTGAACGTCATATCTTAGAAAATGCGAAAGCTCAGGATGATTGGAGTCCCCGTCGCACAGAACACTTGGCGACTCGGCAGTATTCTTTGTTGAGTGCAGCTTTGTTAGCCGTAAAAGCGGGAGGACGTATCGTTTATTCAACGTGTTCAATCAGCCCCGCAGAAAACGACGACGTCATCCGCAAACTTTTGAAAAAGAAAAAGGACGCCGTCAAATTACTACCAGCCGATCCCGGTGTGGGTGGGGAGCCGACAGAGTTCGGCGTGGCGTATATGCCCGATCGCAGCGGCTTTGGTCCCTTATATTTCGCCGTGATTGAAAAAGTGGAGTAG
- a CDS encoding DUF814 domain-containing protein, with translation MKAMTQQELNNFVQHFSQVLEGAQLQEVIANDRGLALSFHNRTQFWMVLDLVPNTPMMLVFENHCPFKKGPKPKPVGLFLNSNAKNLYVAEFKALNQYGRVAVLTLANTSIQCELEIRLIPKQCNLVVRAQGKTIAWERPMDLKEAPAVENPPEPRSLVQLHEEWLSEQKQDKKPSLDPVAQWEKQRQKDLEKKRKALDEIQKQIDNDKHLEWQEVGNFLVAHRSIEVPEHLKPYVNARESLSWNIETAFSKAKQLVAKKDGARDRLAELQKEIAQLEKSQYREKQSAKPGLVDLMHKADARGRKFTLNSGALAYCGKSAADNLALLRQAKAWDYWLHLKDYPGAHAIIHRQRDQEISQADIQEVASWVARESLSSKSLMVGQKVAVVMVECRFVRPIKGDKLGRVTYHSEKTFHFTLRQS, from the coding sequence ATGAAAGCCATGACACAACAAGAACTTAACAATTTTGTGCAACACTTTTCACAAGTGCTTGAAGGCGCGCAGCTTCAAGAGGTGATTGCCAACGACCGTGGTCTGGCTTTGTCATTTCATAATAGAACACAGTTCTGGATGGTCCTGGACCTTGTTCCTAATACACCCATGATGCTGGTGTTCGAAAATCACTGCCCTTTTAAGAAGGGCCCTAAGCCAAAGCCAGTCGGTCTGTTCTTAAATTCGAATGCCAAGAACCTCTACGTAGCGGAATTCAAAGCATTAAATCAGTACGGCCGTGTGGCGGTTCTGACATTGGCGAATACTTCTATCCAGTGTGAATTGGAAATTCGTTTGATTCCCAAGCAGTGCAACCTCGTCGTCAGAGCTCAGGGGAAAACTATCGCTTGGGAAAGACCTATGGACTTGAAAGAAGCCCCTGCTGTAGAAAATCCCCCGGAGCCAAGATCACTAGTACAGCTGCACGAGGAATGGCTGTCAGAGCAAAAGCAGGATAAAAAACCTTCGTTAGATCCAGTGGCACAGTGGGAAAAACAACGCCAAAAAGATTTAGAAAAAAAACGCAAAGCCCTGGATGAAATCCAAAAGCAAATCGATAACGACAAGCATTTGGAGTGGCAAGAGGTGGGTAACTTTCTAGTGGCCCACCGTTCAATCGAAGTGCCAGAACATTTAAAACCTTATGTAAATGCACGTGAGTCTTTAAGCTGGAATATTGAAACCGCCTTTTCCAAAGCGAAACAGCTGGTCGCAAAAAAAGACGGTGCCCGCGATCGATTGGCAGAGTTACAGAAAGAAATCGCTCAGCTTGAAAAATCCCAATACCGCGAAAAACAATCTGCAAAGCCTGGCCTTGTGGATTTGATGCACAAAGCAGATGCCCGTGGTCGCAAGTTTACGTTGAATTCGGGAGCATTGGCCTATTGTGGCAAATCAGCCGCTGACAACCTTGCACTGCTTCGTCAGGCGAAAGCATGGGATTACTGGTTGCACTTAAAGGATTACCCAGGGGCCCACGCCATCATCCATCGGCAAAGGGATCAAGAAATTTCGCAGGCGGATATCCAAGAGGTCGCCTCATGGGTAGCCCGCGAATCGCTGTCTTCGAAATCTCTGATGGTGGGGCAGAAAGTCGCGGTGGTGATGGTGGAATGTCGCTTTGTTCGCCCCATCAAGGGCGACAAGCTGGGGCGTGTAACATATCACTCAGAAAAGACCTTTCATTTTACTTTGCGTCAATCTTGA